The Diabrotica undecimpunctata isolate CICGRU chromosome 3, icDiaUnde3, whole genome shotgun sequence genome includes the window cgtcgaaagttgggactttaacatgaatagaacctccacttccttcaaatttcggccgtgtctccaacttacatttcgtctcgtcttcttttatctccactgtaatcggattgttacctctctctgctgtccctgtttcctccatcttcctttccatctctttccatatcttttcttcgaaggccaacatatcggcagcaacttggttttttaacgaagacactctatcgtcaagagcagatatctctgaagtgactttagagatgttagcagaaactttgctttccagagaagaaatctcgttagaaactttgctttctaaagaagcgatgtcgccggatactttgttctccaatgatgcgatgtcgccggaaactttggctacatcaccagaaactttggctacatcaccagaaactttggctacatcaccagaaactttggctacatcagaagaaactttcgaaatatcgtcagaaactttgttctccaatttcgaaatcgacgagatgacagcgtcttcaaatatataagtctctggatctagaccttcttctagcaaagcgttctttagtcgttggactaactcagccttttttccggtggaagctaattctctgtcttcaagatgtcttcttaaattagtcactgtcagctcataaatcgtagccattttcacaatttattttatattcacttgtattattattatgtctaatttatgttcgatctcactctgacaccatttgttgtgaatttattaaaaggttcaatatttataacacttacggatttaatttatttctttatttatattaacttatctgacaataatttatatatccgtacgtacaaattcgcgagcgcgggtcttgagtattaactgccctccatataaaaatgttgtatttatatacgaaatcctgatatactagaacagcatcgaaagatcgagaagcttagccggctcattcaccataattttggttctagacttccaccgaaatttctacaataaaacagaataattagtcataaaagttaggccagtatatttatcgtaacaatatttagagtgttACCACGCCGTAACAAGGGCTCAAAGAATGAGGAGGAGGATCCTATATTGAACTGATACTTGTTCAGAaacttgaatctctgggtactgCCTGCAAAATACCGCATACAAATCTTGTCGATAATCGATCGTTTGTTGACCCATTTTTGTCActttattggtaaaatttattattattattaatatttttgtttatttttagtatCACCTCTTGAATTGGGCAGTATAAATCCTTTTATACTAAGTGGATTTATGAACTTTGTCGGTAATCAAATTACTGATGCCGTACTAAAccataaaaattttaagaaattgaTTAGTTCAAATGAAAAATTTGACGtaataattgtacaaaattttaaaacGGACGCTCTAAATATTCTGCAGTGTCATTACAATGCTCCATTAATTGTCTTTAGTGTAGCTGGAGCAAGTTTCTGGGTAAACCCTATGGTAGGCAGTCCACTTGAACCATCGTACTATCCAGATTTCTTCTTAAATTACGATAGCAACATGAATTTGTGGCAAAGAACAGTAAACTCGGTTTTACTTCTGAGTAACTATATCACCAAACACTTATATTTTATGCCCCAACAAAAGAAGTTAATGAGTGAACATTTTCCAAAATGCACAGATCAGGATGCTGCTTTTTATAATGCTTCATTAGTATTTCTAATAACCCATGAAAGCGCCAATCAACCTATACCTCTAGTACCCAACATGATCAACATTGGTGGTCACCACGTCAAACCTGCAAAAGAGTTACCGAAAGATCTAAAAATATTTATGGACAAAGCCAAAGAAGGAGTTGTGTACTTTAGTCTGGGTACGAACGTTGATCCAGCTCAGATGGCACCCGAGACACTAAAAGCTATAGTCAATGCTTtaggaaaactaaaacaaaaagttcTTTGGAAATACGATGGAAATATACCAAATTTATCCAAGAACGTTCAACTTGGAAAATGGTTTCCACAAGCAGATTTATTGggtaagtaataaaaatattttttccctAATTTATTATCATTTGTCATTTTCATAATGTATTATCTTGCTGTCTACTTGCCGAATCAGTTTTTATTGTAAAGTCAATGTTCCTTCTATATATGTAGTTTAAGCAGACCTTGAAGAAATGATTacagatttaaataattttcacaaaagaaaaaaaacgggtatggcagtccagtgggactgccggtggaagttacacttctatacacgcattcgttacaaatttatttgggagtcaatctgcacaatcattacatatgtaattctataggtaagacatagcagaaagacaaacataattaataacaacttactaacaatgaaggattgaatcaacattttaatgaaaatgtatatttttattttcatatatgtatgaaaggagttgagtgcaaaattttttttacacatactctgcagtaaaattcattgtttattttgttattaatataataatgcaatacaaattaaactgcaatattcataagtattaaaattaaaaatgacaataatatacataaaaaaatacactacaatacagtgcaacataattccatataataatacaatacaaattaaaatgcaatatccaaaagtatttaaaaatgacaataagttaataatattaataaaaaagtcctccccgactgggaatcgaaccccggtctcccgcgtgacaggcggggatactgactactataataccgaggacatgacacaaagatatttcaaaattgacagttctggatcatacagtgatttattgagattattattttgaaatacaaaagactaatataattatgaacatttaataaataatacaaaacatcacataaataataatattaataaatattttattatatgtataatattatatgtatatatatctttatatgatatatataatattaaattatatatacaaatggaacatttttatattcgagagaggaagagagagaaaatatatcttctgtctctctcttactcattatcttacatatgtaatgatttcacagattcactcccatacaaatttccaacgtggagcgcgcgtatagaagtataacttcaataaaaaattttgacaatttaaagaaaaaacattCGGGACATATCACATTGAACATAGTTTGGACAATCATTTGAAAATAAGCAACATATTTCACAATAAAAGGGTAAAAAAGGTAAGGATATCTTAAAACGATTAATATATGTATCTTGTTTCTTGGGAGAACATGAATCAAGGTTCAGAGGTCATAATGAAACAAATGAATCAGCTAATCGAGGAAATTATATAGACCTTGTaactttttaacaaaatatgATGAGATCCTaaaagattattttattaatttgacAGTTCATTTTGAGCTACCAAACAGAATCCAAAACGATTGAATTAAATGCACTGCTGACGTTGTAATGATTTACATTAAAAATTAGATTAACAAAGCAGCATTTGTTTCAAATGCACTTGATAAAAACTTTTTCGTAAATTTTCGTAAGTTATCCATTGTTGTGCGATATGTGATTGATGGCATTCATCAAGAGCGATTCttagaatttttaaacataacTAGCGATTAACGGGAAGGAGGTCGGAGTGTATGCCCCAAATGAAGATGCAGATCCAGAAAGTAAAGACGATTTCTACAACAAGATGAATGAAATACTTTTTGAAGTTAAAGAAAACTCTGAAATCTTTATACTAGGAGATTTAAACGGCAGAGTAGGGAGAGAAGAAAATAACAGAGCCGTAGGAAGATATGGGGAACAAATAAACAACAACGGAATGTGTCTtagagatttttgtgaaacaatgtCCCTCAAAATTATGAATGGATTTTTTCAACATAGAGACATCCACAAATTTACATGGATACAACCTACTAGGAATCTGCGCTCGATAATCGACTATGTAATCCAACGTCAAACTTCCCAGCTGAAAGCAACTGACAGAATACAGAATATAGAAAAGGGACAAAAAGTAACATCCCCTAAATATAACCTAGAAAGCTTAAAAGAAGATTCaacgaaatttctttacaaattacgactggccacaaaattacaaaatgtggaacgagaaaatatatcagcggaggaattataccagcaacttaaaaaatgtattcatgaggctgcaagtgaagcttttgggtataaagacaaacatgaaacaaaaaatcaagaatggtggtcggagaatatgcaaacgttagtaaacaagagaaaagaaaagaaaactgcGTATTAGAAATGGATGTCAACGAAAAAGGAAAAAgattacaagatatataaaaaattaaatcaagatgtaaaaagagaagtagtgaaaagtaaaaatgagatgtgAGATTGAAGATGTGcagaggtggataggtatatgggtggaacaagagtTGGGTAAGCGTGGAAGCttaccaggaaccagatagatTATATCCTTATCAATAAGAGATACTGTAACTTCATCAAATCGGCAAAGACATATCCAGGAACAGATGTGTcatcagaccacaatccagtaatcgtaaaattcgaaatccacttaaaaaaaataaaaaatcaacaaaagacACAACAAATAAGCACTCTGCTAAAACACCCAAATATAAAAGTAGAACTAACGTTGAAAATTAACGAAGAGTTAAGCAAAACAATAATCAATGATAATGAAGATTCCAACGAAAAATGGGAAACATTTAAGAACACATTAATGATGCCAATTAAAGATACGCTGAGTAGTCACAAAATCGATGAAGCTAAGActccatggatgacagatgagatccggcaactaatggacaaaagaagatcatacaaaaacaaaaaagttaaacGAATATAAAGCCACACACAAGGAGATCAGGATAAAAATACGGGCAGCTAAAGAGAAGTGGTACAACGACAAATGTTTAGAGATGGAAGAACTCCAGAGAAATCATGACAATTTtgaattgcacaaaaaaattaaagaattagcagATATAAGACGGTCCAACGATATTAACACCCTGGTTGATACGAATAgtaaaataatatctgatatcAAAGGCAAACTAAACAGATGGGGAGAATACGTCCAAGAATTGTTTGAGGATGACAGGACAAAACAAGATAGCATGAACGATTGCGAGGAACATGATATAGGTCCAAATATAActaaggatgaaataatacatgcaataaatctggcaaaatctaataaaactgcggggcctgacacaattccaactgaaataattaaattaatatcagaagatcggatcaatgtattagtagacttatataatactatatataatacgggtattattccgagagattggctcaaatcaacatttattacattaccaaaaaacctaatgcaagggaatgtaatgtaaaattatccatttaagaattttcagaaaagtggaagaagacaTCACATACAGACATAGTGGGCTTAgacatatatacaaataacagtgcaggacttataatgggcaattcTCTAaacccattgctatcagatatttttatgggtcatctagagacaaagatttcaaaacatcccatattcaaacagtttttatattggtggagatacgtagataacgtactggtatgtttcacaggaactaataGGCAACTCAactaatttttatcgtatattaattcacttcatagtcatattgaatttacaatagaaacagaacaaa containing:
- the LOC140436706 gene encoding UDP-glycosyltransferase UGT5-like codes for the protein MKITILILSTLIYSVHNYNVLMVSPMVSPSHFILANALGRGLIEAGHQVTIVSPYEDKNPLKGYKDVVLTGLAEEKKVSPLELGSINPFILSGFMNFVGNQITDAVLNHKNFKKLISSNEKFDVIIVQNFKTDALNILQCHYNAPLIVFSVAGASFWVNPMVGSPLEPSYYPDFFLNYDSNMNLWQRTVNSVLLLSNYITKHLYFMPQQKKLMSEHFPKCTDQDAAFYNASLVFLITHESANQPIPLVPNMINIGGHHVKPAKELPKDLKIFMDKAKEGVVYFSLGTNVDPAQMAPETLKAIVNALGKLKQKVLWKYDGNIPNLSKNVQLGKWFPQADLLAHPNLKLFITHGGLLSTLETVYHGVPILALPVYADQKMNAAKAKQAGYGLNLPILEITEDKLTYALHELLTNPKYRENAKIRSSLFHDRPMKPLDLAVYWTEFVVRHKGAQHLRVGAMDLRWYQYFLLDVIAVVTIFIFSVFTVLYLLCVKLCCSKQNKKTKKE